A region of Octopus sinensis unplaced genomic scaffold, ASM634580v1 Contig17689, whole genome shotgun sequence DNA encodes the following proteins:
- the LOC115231175 gene encoding tigger transposable element-derived protein 6-like, translated as MFYRRLHDDGVKEDSQQDSEMLATWGSMWKVRPRKGKVDFSLESTRPLMTESCGVFDIRKKFDEAVSLFPDWKTTGIDKQTSDSEKLKNLDLKVFEIFHKLRLEKVPLSGPTIKKIGSMVASKLLLNNFKSSNGWLQRFKKRHNLQYKTLCGEKGSADTSMLPHFFQGLDTKVVYYGKENVFNCDETALYFKNTPTKSFVQCGQNSFGFKQHKERVSLLVCCSYLGEKLEPLIIGKYRNPRCLKQFNPDVFNVMYSFSKNSWMTTEIFKSWVFKLNTRILSETRKILMLLDNASSHRLSDYSNIEFLYLPKNTTSLVQPLDMGIIKALKTNYSYLLIEFVCICENRSNFLEAIKSFNLWNVMQLISKAWANVTSNQIQNCWKKIFKCKWEETININSKIHTDVTEMVNEVFVEELLESEINFYNGPESTDIIDPLTLINNMEENICKLSSELLNDFCGLRKKIIINLRDKNRFGEKITHYFKKV; from the exons ATGTTTTATCGTCGTTTACACGATGATGGGGTGAAGGAGGATAGCCAGCAAGACTCGGAGATGTTAGCCACATGGGGGAGTATGTGGAAAGTCCGACCTCGCAAGGGAAAAGTGGACTTTAGCCTAGAGTCCACCAGACCCTTGATGACCGAGTCTTGCGGTGTCTTTGACATTCGCAAGAAGTTCGATGAGGCAGTTTCCCTCTTTCCAGATTGGAAAACTACCGGGATTGATAaa CAAACTAGTGATTCTGAAAAGCTTAAAAATCTCGATCTTAAAGTTTTCGAAATTTTTCATAAATTGCGACTTGAAAAAGTTCCCTTATCTGGACCGACCATTAAGAAAATTGGGTCGATGGTCGCTTCaaaattattattgaataatttCAAATCGTCTAATGGTTGGCTTCAAAGATTCAAGAAACGACATAATTTACAATACAAAACATTGTGTGGTGAAAAGGGTTCCGCAGATACATCCATGCTCCCTCATTTTTTCCAAGGATTAGATACAAAAGTTGTTTATTACggtaaagaaaatgtatttaattgCGACGAAACTgcactttatttcaaaaatacacCAACTAAGTCATTTGTACAATGTGGTCAAAATTCGTTTGGTTTTAAGCAGCACAAGGAAAGGGTTAGCCTGCTTGTATGCTGCAGTTATCTTGGAGAGAAACTGGAGCCTTTAATTATCGGCAAATATCGAAACCCTCGGTGTTTAAAACAATTCAATCCTGATGTTTTTAACGTCATGTACTCTTTTTCTAAAAATTCGTGGATGACAACTGAAATTTTTAAAAGCTGGgtttttaaattaaataccagaatACTTTCTGAAACCCgaaaaatattaatgttgttgGATAATGCTAGTTCTCATAGACTATCCGATTATTCAAAcattgaatttttatatttacctaaaaaCACTACATCGTTAGTTCAGCCATTGGATATGGGCATAATTAAAGCACTGAAGACAAATTACAGTTATTTACTTATCGAATTCGTATGCATTTGTGAAAATAGAAGCAATTTTTTGGAAGCAATCAAAAGTTTCAATTTATGGAATGTGATGCAACTAATTTCTAAAGCCTGGGCCAATGTAACTTCAAATCAAATTCAAAattgttggaaaaaaatttttaagtgtAAATGGGAGGAAACAATAAATATCAATTCGAAGATTCATACGGACGTGACAGAAATGGTGAACGAAGTCTTTGTCGAAGAATTGCTTGAAagcgaaataaatttttataatggGCCTGAATCAACAGACATCATAGATCCACTGACTCTTATTAATAATATGGAGGAAAATATATGCAAACTTTCTTCAGAATTATTAAATGATTTCTGCggtttaaggaaaaaaataataattaatttacgGGATAAAAATCGTTTTGGAGAAAAGATTACGCATTATTTCAAAAAAGTATAA